A genomic window from Brevibacillus agri includes:
- a CDS encoding MFS transporter encodes MAMATSTTTSALWKNRSFLSLWSGTILSAVADGAFFLLLSWFIVDRTGSEAMLGTALICMSIPRLLFMLAGGVAADRWNRKWIMLGSILARSLILLGFSLALQNEPGTWLYVFIYGIAALFGTVDAFFWPARSSILPSLVSREQLAFANSLMEISQQISMVGGPVVSAVLIRTGDYPLMFLILAVAFFVGAIFLSALRLAPAQTASPAPQQDAPASGKSSYFQDIWSGIRFTYSIPILTMILTTSLVINMMFSGPINMAIPLHVKDLGWDGSAYSSLSTALGVGTIAGGILTGLCKGFRGKFMLLPLFLGVMGIGMSSLFFMQQLLFGLIGMFLIGMMLSMTNIPLITYIQTIVPSTMLGRVMSLLALMSIGFGPVSYALCSFLLATKAATSGVLLLAGGIIFTCSGLSLLLFRTFRNIEQHPDWRRSAAGETTLNSSVSSTSAAP; translated from the coding sequence ATGGCAATGGCGACCTCGACAACAACTAGCGCCTTGTGGAAAAATCGCTCGTTTCTATCGCTCTGGAGCGGCACGATTCTGTCCGCCGTGGCCGACGGCGCGTTCTTTTTGCTGCTGTCGTGGTTTATCGTCGACCGGACCGGGTCGGAAGCGATGCTCGGAACCGCCCTCATCTGCATGTCGATTCCCCGCCTGCTGTTCATGCTCGCCGGAGGTGTCGCCGCCGACCGCTGGAATCGGAAATGGATCATGCTCGGCTCTATTCTCGCGCGCAGTCTCATTTTGCTCGGCTTCAGCCTTGCTTTGCAAAACGAGCCCGGTACGTGGCTGTACGTGTTCATCTACGGGATCGCCGCCTTGTTCGGGACGGTCGACGCTTTTTTCTGGCCGGCGCGCAGTTCGATTTTGCCCTCGCTGGTGTCGCGTGAGCAGCTCGCTTTCGCCAACAGCCTGATGGAAATTTCCCAGCAGATCAGCATGGTCGGCGGGCCTGTCGTCTCCGCTGTGCTGATTCGCACGGGCGATTACCCGCTCATGTTTCTCATTTTGGCGGTGGCCTTTTTCGTTGGGGCGATCTTTTTGTCCGCTTTGCGCCTGGCTCCAGCGCAAACCGCATCGCCTGCCCCGCAGCAGGACGCTCCGGCTTCCGGCAAAAGCTCTTACTTCCAGGACATTTGGAGCGGCATCCGCTTTACGTACAGCATCCCGATCTTGACGATGATTTTGACGACCTCGCTCGTCATCAACATGATGTTTTCCGGGCCGATCAACATGGCCATTCCGCTCCACGTCAAAGACCTGGGCTGGGACGGAAGCGCCTACAGCTCCCTTAGCACCGCGCTTGGAGTCGGCACGATTGCCGGGGGAATTTTGACCGGGCTGTGCAAAGGTTTCCGGGGAAAATTCATGCTGCTCCCGCTGTTTCTCGGCGTCATGGGCATCGGGATGAGCTCGCTCTTTTTCATGCAGCAGTTGCTGTTTGGCCTGATCGGCATGTTTCTCATCGGAATGATGCTCAGCATGACGAACATTCCGCTGATTACGTACATCCAGACCATCGTTCCTTCGACGATGCTCGGCCGGGTCATGTCGCTGCTCGCGCTGATGTCGATCGGCTTTGGCCCTGTCAGCTACGCGCTTTGCTCGTTTCTTTTGGCTACGAAGGCGGCCACATCCGGCGTCCTCTTGCTCGCAGGCGGCATCATTTTCACCTGCTCCGGGCTGAGCCTGCTCTTGTTCCGCACCTTCCGCAACATCGAGCAGCATCCGGACTGGCGGCGCTCTGCGGCTGGCGAGACGACTCTCAACAGCTCCGTGTCTTCCACATCGGCAGCTCCATAA
- a CDS encoding DUF84 family protein yields the protein MKNAPLRYALGTQNEAKRLAVQKATGADPICLSVPSGVSAQPMSEKETIAGAINRAKAALASACEAHIGLGLEGGLMYDQEFTQQWYLISVCAAWNGSELYLGKGLAFPIPKQAAERILAEGIELNVIIDEWGQTTGSNHRGGAYALLTGGRVNRADVFCEAVIAATTPFLSRLYTN from the coding sequence ATGAAGAACGCACCATTACGCTATGCGCTGGGCACTCAAAACGAAGCAAAGCGTCTGGCGGTACAAAAGGCGACGGGAGCAGACCCGATCTGCCTGTCCGTCCCTTCCGGTGTGTCTGCCCAGCCGATGAGCGAGAAAGAGACGATTGCCGGAGCCATCAACCGGGCAAAAGCGGCCTTGGCCTCCGCTTGCGAGGCGCACATCGGGCTTGGGCTGGAGGGCGGCCTGATGTACGATCAGGAATTTACCCAGCAATGGTATTTGATTTCTGTCTGCGCGGCCTGGAACGGAAGCGAGCTGTATTTGGGAAAAGGACTGGCTTTTCCGATCCCTAAGCAGGCAGCCGAACGCATTTTGGCAGAAGGAATTGAACTGAATGTCATCATCGACGAATGGGGCCAGACTACCGGGAGCAATCACCGCGGCGGGGCGTATGCCCTTTTGACTGGCGGCCGCGTCAACCGGGCGGACGTTTTCTGTGAGGCAGTCATTGCGGCGACAACTCCGTTTTTGTCCCGTCTGTACACGAACTGA
- a CDS encoding nucleotidase has translation MKPEKILTIGIDIDGTVTSPSSIVPLMNESFGRDLRYEDCYEYNLANVYQITDAEFEEWLDQNGERLYDEAPVHGIADQVLRKWYPAHKLIYISAREARHHDVTLNWFARYQIPYHEVDLVGSHDKLAAAQRWGVDLFLEDRLENALQLSEALQIPVFLFDTPYNQARLPELVHRVTSWEEVDRKVKELAFGQARV, from the coding sequence ATGAAACCAGAGAAAATCCTAACCATTGGCATTGATATTGACGGTACGGTGACGTCACCCAGCAGCATTGTGCCATTGATGAACGAGAGCTTTGGAAGAGATTTACGATATGAAGACTGTTACGAGTACAATTTGGCCAACGTATATCAGATTACAGACGCGGAATTTGAAGAGTGGCTCGACCAGAACGGCGAGCGACTGTACGACGAGGCACCTGTGCACGGGATTGCCGATCAGGTGTTGCGCAAGTGGTATCCTGCGCACAAGCTGATCTACATCAGCGCCAGGGAAGCGCGTCATCACGACGTGACGCTGAACTGGTTTGCCCGTTACCAAATCCCTTACCATGAAGTCGATTTGGTCGGCTCCCACGACAAGCTGGCGGCCGCACAAAGATGGGGCGTGGACCTGTTTTTGGAGGATCGGCTGGAAAATGCCTTGCAGTTGTCCGAAGCTTTGCAGATTCCCGTCTTTTTATTCGATACGCCGTACAATCAAGCCCGGCTCCCCGAGCTGGTGCACCGCGTGACCTCCTGGGAAGAAGTCGACAGGAAGGTCAAAGAGCTTGCGTTTGGACAAGCCCGCGTGTAA
- a CDS encoding SDR family NAD(P)-dependent oxidoreductase: MSSPRVVVITGASGGLGQALTRLHLEKGDLVIAATRKPVNHESLTTPVPDSNRFFSYTVNVGNNEDVRRFAAWVHVRFGRCDILYNNAGIAVFEPLIGMDIDELEETLRTNIAGVMYTTRAFLPLMLDCGSGHIVNVASLAGQVATAKASVYAASKAAVIRFSEGLQHELAGSGVRVTCAMPGPIDTPFLEKADRTGAYRSKVARYLLSADETARHIYKAVQANRSEVAMPYRLKMLSVLYALLPQRIKQLVAPLLNRK; this comes from the coding sequence ATGAGCTCTCCCCGTGTGGTCGTCATTACCGGGGCTTCCGGCGGTCTCGGGCAGGCATTGACGCGACTGCATCTGGAAAAAGGCGACCTCGTCATCGCCGCAACGCGCAAGCCCGTCAACCACGAGTCCCTGACCACTCCGGTCCCTGATTCCAACCGCTTTTTTTCCTATACTGTCAATGTCGGAAACAACGAGGACGTCCGCCGCTTTGCCGCCTGGGTGCACGTCCGCTTCGGCAGGTGCGACATCCTGTACAACAATGCGGGCATTGCCGTGTTCGAGCCACTCATCGGCATGGACATTGACGAGCTGGAGGAAACGTTGCGCACAAACATTGCCGGCGTGATGTACACCACGCGCGCCTTTTTGCCGCTGATGCTCGACTGTGGCTCGGGACACATCGTGAACGTCGCCTCGCTCGCCGGACAAGTCGCGACCGCCAAGGCATCCGTCTACGCCGCGAGCAAAGCGGCGGTGATCCGCTTCAGCGAAGGCTTGCAGCACGAGCTTGCCGGAAGCGGCGTTCGCGTCACCTGCGCCATGCCCGGGCCGATCGACACTCCTTTTTTGGAAAAGGCAGACAGGACCGGGGCGTATCGCAGCAAGGTCGCCCGTTATTTGCTCTCCGCAGACGAAACGGCCCGCCACATTTACAAAGCCGTACAAGCCAACCGCTCCGAAGTGGCAATGCCCTATCGCCTGAAAATGCTGTCGGTGCTCTATGCGCTTTTGCCGCAGCGCATCAAACAGCTAGTCGCCCCGCTCCTCAACCGCAAGTGA
- a CDS encoding DUF1540 domain-containing protein has translation MPEVRCSVANCEYWAQGNLCSADEIMVEIDAHANANTKEEFAGEYGQNTGHKDHATKSSETCCLTFKPKKSEKK, from the coding sequence ATGCCAGAAGTAAGATGCAGCGTAGCAAACTGTGAGTACTGGGCGCAAGGCAATCTTTGCAGCGCCGACGAAATCATGGTGGAAATCGACGCACATGCCAACGCAAACACGAAGGAAGAGTTTGCTGGCGAGTACGGGCAAAACACAGGCCATAAGGATCATGCGACGAAGTCGTCCGAGACCTGTTGTCTGACGTTCAAGCCGAAAAAGTCTGAGAAGAAGTAA
- a CDS encoding MFS transporter produces the protein MKELWRQHAFRWYWLGMFLSGLGDQFGWMGLTWFVMKKTGSPAAMGGVVLAYMLPAVFAGLVAGVLLDRFDRRKLIMVDNVARGLIYIALVALLLVDHVPLFVIYVLIVIAGTLSPLSTAGAQTLLPRLLADKRHLVKANGVMESQWQIIYMFGPALAGVLIGLIGEAYVLLIDAASFFVCALCFSRLPKEMTKSANPESAAQPAQIGLFLRSLFADMKTGYRYLFGKKQMVALVLFTFLFNMSYGPIEVALPLYANQNLAGGSVALGMLWSSLAIGALLGSLFFSTISWRIPLGVTLAGIIVLWGITTMPLAFFSRLEVAMIAMALAGFSYSPYNIMYRSYLQRQVPDALLGRVMTSIRTITGTGMPAGAAVSGVLIPTLGVQGLFGAGAAVCIACGLLAFGVLRDLESPSLAVEERGD, from the coding sequence ATGAAAGAGCTATGGAGGCAGCATGCGTTTCGCTGGTATTGGCTCGGCATGTTCTTGTCGGGATTGGGCGATCAGTTTGGCTGGATGGGACTTACCTGGTTTGTCATGAAAAAAACGGGCTCGCCCGCCGCGATGGGGGGCGTCGTGCTCGCGTACATGTTGCCTGCTGTGTTTGCGGGACTGGTGGCGGGAGTGCTCTTGGACCGGTTCGATCGCCGAAAGCTGATTATGGTGGACAATGTAGCGCGCGGCCTGATTTATATCGCGCTGGTAGCTTTGCTTCTGGTCGACCATGTTCCGCTTTTTGTGATTTACGTGTTGATTGTCATTGCGGGTACGCTCTCTCCGCTCAGTACGGCAGGCGCCCAGACGCTTTTGCCGAGGCTTTTGGCCGACAAAAGACATCTGGTCAAGGCGAACGGCGTCATGGAAAGCCAGTGGCAGATCATTTACATGTTCGGTCCGGCGCTGGCCGGGGTATTGATCGGGCTGATTGGCGAAGCGTACGTGCTGTTGATTGATGCGGCCAGCTTCTTTGTCTGCGCACTCTGTTTTTCCCGCTTGCCAAAAGAAATGACGAAAAGCGCCAATCCGGAATCGGCGGCGCAACCCGCGCAGATCGGCTTGTTTTTGCGCTCGCTTTTCGCGGACATGAAGACGGGATACCGCTATTTGTTCGGGAAAAAGCAAATGGTGGCGCTCGTGCTGTTCACCTTTTTGTTCAATATGTCTTACGGGCCGATTGAGGTCGCGCTGCCGCTGTATGCCAACCAGAATTTGGCGGGCGGCTCGGTGGCGCTGGGGATGCTCTGGTCGTCGCTTGCGATCGGGGCGCTGCTCGGGTCTTTGTTTTTCTCGACGATTTCCTGGCGGATACCGTTGGGCGTGACGTTGGCGGGCATTATCGTTTTGTGGGGAATTACAACCATGCCGCTCGCGTTCTTTTCGCGGCTGGAGGTGGCGATGATCGCGATGGCTTTGGCGGGCTTCAGCTATTCGCCGTATAACATCATGTACCGAAGCTACCTGCAAAGACAAGTACCGGATGCTTTGCTGGGCAGGGTTATGACGAGCATCCGGACGATTACAGGCACAGGCATGCCGGCTGGCGCGGCAGTCTCGGGGGTGCTGATCCCTACACTTGGCGTGCAGGGACTGTTCGGAGCCGGGGCCGCTGTCTGTATCGCCTGCGGGCTTTTGGCCTTCGGAGTATTGAGGGACCTGGAGAGTCCGTCACTTGCGGTTGAGGAGCGGGGCGACTAG
- a CDS encoding winged helix-turn-helix domain-containing protein: protein MKRFLVIETLDQLKAISDSLRMAIITLLVKEAYTGKQLATLLSLSASKVHYHLKELENHGFIKVVRTEEKNGIVQKFFRAVAYDFKVSEELLPSLRENSMLLQEAMVNHLRTSITRLYNAPDESFMQFVDESKRAPAVAFNAEVKAPREELHAWLKKYHALINELGEMEERHLARIAAGEVEDSEENFYLVSVGFMTNERYYVADDESLPENYEHLPSDHKHVTNKIVVKKKKEATSDGNGDLDNN, encoded by the coding sequence ATGAAACGGTTTCTGGTCATCGAAACATTGGATCAACTGAAGGCGATTAGCGACTCGTTGCGAATGGCCATCATCACGTTGCTCGTCAAGGAAGCGTACACGGGAAAGCAGCTCGCTACCCTGCTCTCCCTCTCTGCCTCCAAAGTCCATTACCATCTCAAGGAGTTGGAGAACCACGGCTTTATCAAAGTCGTCCGCACAGAAGAAAAAAACGGGATTGTGCAAAAATTTTTCCGCGCGGTCGCCTACGACTTCAAAGTGAGCGAGGAGCTGCTCCCGTCGCTTCGCGAAAACAGCATGCTGCTGCAGGAAGCGATGGTCAACCATCTGCGCACGAGCATTACCCGCCTGTACAACGCCCCTGACGAATCGTTCATGCAATTCGTGGACGAAAGCAAGCGCGCCCCGGCGGTTGCCTTCAATGCCGAGGTAAAAGCTCCGCGGGAGGAACTCCACGCCTGGCTGAAAAAATACCACGCCCTCATCAACGAGCTGGGGGAAATGGAAGAACGCCATCTCGCGCGGATCGCTGCCGGAGAAGTAGAAGACAGCGAAGAAAACTTCTACCTCGTATCCGTCGGCTTCATGACCAACGAACGCTATTACGTGGCCGACGATGAATCTTTGCCGGAAAATTACGAACATCTGCCTAGCGATCACAAACATGTGACCAACAAAATTGTCGTCAAAAAGAAAAAGGAGGCGACCAGCGATGGCAATGGCGACCTCGACAACAACTAG
- the dapF gene encoding diaminopimelate epimerase has protein sequence MKFTKLHGLGNDYVYVNCFEETLAGVDLPELARRVSDRNFGIGGDGLILILPSERADFRMRVFNNDGSEAKNCGNGLRCVSKYVYDHGLTQQKTFTVETLGGIMKPVVSLGEDGKVEQVTIDMGEPRFERAAIPMTGIPEEQAREEVLEVDGTVFTMTAVSMGNPHAIIFVDEVRDEDVRKYGPQIEFHEWFPERTNVEFIQILNREEILFRVWERGSGVTLACGTGACAAAVAATLAGKVDRKVTVHLAGGDLFIDWREEDNRVYMTGPATEVFEGKYVGPIPYK, from the coding sequence ATGAAATTTACCAAATTGCATGGCTTGGGCAACGACTATGTGTACGTCAACTGTTTTGAAGAAACGTTGGCGGGGGTGGATCTTCCCGAACTGGCAAGACGGGTCAGCGACCGCAACTTCGGCATCGGCGGGGATGGGCTGATTCTGATTCTGCCGTCGGAGCGGGCTGATTTTCGCATGCGTGTCTTCAACAACGACGGAAGCGAGGCGAAAAACTGTGGTAACGGCTTGCGCTGCGTGAGCAAGTACGTCTACGACCACGGCTTGACGCAGCAGAAGACGTTTACCGTCGAGACGCTCGGCGGGATCATGAAGCCGGTTGTCTCGCTTGGTGAAGACGGAAAAGTCGAGCAGGTGACGATCGACATGGGCGAACCGCGCTTTGAGCGGGCGGCGATTCCGATGACAGGCATCCCGGAGGAGCAGGCGCGCGAGGAAGTGCTGGAAGTGGACGGCACCGTGTTTACGATGACTGCTGTTTCCATGGGCAACCCGCACGCGATCATTTTCGTCGACGAAGTCCGGGACGAGGACGTGCGCAAATACGGGCCGCAGATCGAGTTTCACGAATGGTTCCCGGAGCGCACTAACGTCGAATTTATCCAAATATTGAATCGGGAAGAAATTTTGTTCCGCGTCTGGGAGCGTGGATCGGGTGTGACGCTCGCATGCGGCACGGGCGCTTGTGCAGCGGCAGTCGCGGCAACGCTCGCGGGCAAAGTCGACAGAAAGGTCACGGTGCATCTGGCCGGAGGCGACCTTTTTATCGATTGGCGGGAAGAAGACAACCGCGTCTACATGACCGGGCCCGCTACCGAAGTGTTCGAAGGAAAGTATGTAGGGCCGATCCCGTATAAATAA